A section of the Streptomyces sp. CG1 genome encodes:
- a CDS encoding VOC family protein → MRPPSVVATPSILSWPKKPPVGSRPARRPPRSRPRSAKFGWVNDRFGVSWQLNLPS, encoded by the coding sequence GTGCGGCCGCCGTCCGTCGTGGCGACGCCCTCGATCTTGTCGTGGCCGAAGAAACCGCCGGTCGGGTCGAGGCCGGCGAGGAGGCCACCGAGGTCGAGGCCGAGGAGCGCCAAGTTCGGCTGGGTCAACGATCGGTTCGGCGTCTCCTGGCAGCTGAACCTGCCGTCGTGA
- a CDS encoding VOC family protein, translating to MLGTEFRTGSPIWIDLGSPDTQAAAAFYSAVFGWDFVSAGPEAGGYGYFQKNGGTVAALGPLTEAGARSAWMTYFRTDDARVTARAVTNAGGTVRAEPMSIGEATFAQFTDPQGAQFAVLRSEQGLQRASEEDTLVWVELHVGDPDAAVGFYHGLFGWRAEPMQAPGMTYQVLSIAEGDQQQGSFGGVAPLQDTREEARWVPYFAVADADALVTAAYDNGGTVLMPAANVPGVGRIAWLADPAQAVFAVLRPDPPAR from the coding sequence ATGCTCGGCACAGAGTTCCGCACCGGATCGCCCATCTGGATCGACCTCGGCAGCCCCGACACACAGGCGGCCGCGGCCTTCTACAGCGCCGTCTTCGGGTGGGATTTCGTGTCCGCCGGCCCGGAGGCGGGCGGTTACGGCTACTTCCAGAAGAACGGCGGCACGGTGGCCGCCCTCGGCCCGCTGACCGAGGCGGGGGCGAGGTCCGCCTGGATGACGTACTTCCGTACCGACGACGCCCGGGTCACCGCCCGCGCCGTGACGAACGCCGGAGGCACGGTGCGCGCCGAGCCCATGAGCATCGGCGAGGCGACCTTCGCGCAGTTCACCGACCCGCAGGGCGCGCAGTTCGCCGTGCTCCGGTCCGAGCAGGGTCTGCAGCGGGCCTCGGAGGAGGACACGCTGGTCTGGGTGGAGCTGCACGTCGGCGACCCGGACGCGGCCGTCGGCTTCTACCACGGGCTGTTCGGCTGGCGGGCCGAGCCGATGCAGGCGCCCGGCATGACGTACCAGGTGCTCAGTATTGCGGAGGGCGACCAGCAGCAGGGTTCCTTCGGCGGAGTGGCCCCGCTGCAGGACACCCGGGAGGAGGCGCGCTGGGTGCCGTACTTCGCCGTCGCCGACGCGGACGCGCTCGTCACCGCGGCGTATGACAACGGCGGTACGGTGCTGATGCCGGCGGCGAACGTCCCCGGCGTCGGCCGTATCGCCTGGCTGGCCGACCCGGCCCAGGCGGTGTTCGCCGTACTCAGGCCGGACCCGCCGGCGCGGTGA
- a CDS encoding lactate 2-monooxygenase, with the protein MAFADYQNEIYFDGLRGVVPRLPMTCAELEPQALAAMPPSVRSYVAGGAGDEHTQRANVSAFEQWGLVPRMLVGAKERDLSVDLFGMRLPSPLFMAPVGVIGLCAQDGHGDLATARAAARTGVPMVASTLTVDPMEQVAGEFGDTPGFFQLYTPTDRELAESLVHRAERAGFKGIVVTLDTWITGWRPRDLAVSNFPQLRGHCLANYTSDPVFRARLAKSPEDDPAAAVMLWAQVFGNPLTWDDLPWLRSVTDLPLILKGICHPDDARRAKDAGVDGIYCSNHGGRQANGGLPALHCLPSVVEAAGDLPVLFDSGVRSGTDVVKALALGARAVGVGRPYAYGLALDGTDGIVHVLRTLLAEADLLMAVDGYPTLADLTPDALHRTN; encoded by the coding sequence ATGGCGTTCGCGGACTACCAGAACGAGATCTACTTCGACGGGCTGCGCGGGGTCGTACCGCGCCTGCCGATGACCTGTGCCGAGCTGGAGCCGCAGGCGCTGGCCGCGATGCCCCCGTCGGTGCGCTCCTACGTCGCCGGCGGCGCCGGGGACGAGCACACCCAGCGCGCCAATGTCAGCGCCTTCGAGCAGTGGGGGCTCGTTCCGCGCATGCTGGTCGGGGCGAAGGAGCGTGACCTGTCGGTCGACCTGTTCGGCATGCGCCTGCCCTCTCCCCTGTTCATGGCCCCGGTCGGGGTGATCGGGCTGTGCGCCCAGGACGGCCACGGCGACCTCGCCACCGCGCGCGCCGCCGCCCGGACCGGGGTGCCGATGGTCGCCTCCACCCTGACCGTCGACCCGATGGAGCAGGTGGCCGGCGAGTTCGGCGACACCCCCGGCTTCTTCCAGCTCTACACCCCGACCGACCGGGAGCTGGCCGAGAGCCTGGTCCACCGTGCCGAGCGGGCCGGGTTCAAGGGCATCGTGGTCACCCTCGACACCTGGATCACCGGCTGGCGCCCCCGCGATCTGGCCGTCAGCAACTTCCCCCAGCTGCGCGGGCACTGCCTCGCCAACTACACCAGCGACCCGGTCTTCCGCGCCCGCCTCGCCAAGTCCCCCGAGGACGATCCGGCGGCCGCGGTGATGCTCTGGGCACAGGTCTTCGGCAACCCGCTGACCTGGGACGACCTGCCCTGGCTGCGCTCGGTCACCGACCTGCCGCTGATCCTCAAGGGCATCTGCCACCCCGACGACGCCCGCCGCGCCAAGGACGCGGGCGTGGACGGCATCTACTGCTCCAACCACGGCGGACGCCAGGCCAACGGCGGACTGCCCGCACTGCACTGCCTGCCGTCCGTGGTCGAGGCCGCCGGAGACCTGCCCGTGCTGTTCGACTCCGGCGTCCGCTCCGGCACCGACGTCGTCAAGGCGCTCGCCCTGGGCGCACGGGCCGTCGGCGTCGGCCGCCCCTACGCCTACGGACTGGCCCTCGACGGCACGGACGGCATCGTCCACGTCCTGCGCACCCTGCTCGCCGAGGCCGACCTCCTCATGGCGGTCGACGGCTACCCCACCCTGGCCGACCTCACGCCGGACGCCCTCCACCGCACCAACTGA
- a CDS encoding GntR family transcriptional regulator, whose amino-acid sequence MPRQAPYLAVADALRVRVLAGEWETGARLPSRARLAEEYGVGRNVLQRAVDRLIVEDLLEGRAGSGTYVRTPRERLRMLRSWHREHRGSRALAGLPERGRAGTWDAHTLVRVPAPEPIAERLAISPGDLCVTTQYEFLADGLPVQLSDSWEPMTVTEGTPVVLPERGPLAGQGVVARMRSIGVTVETVVEIPRPARADRAEANLLGIGVGDLVLRIERTIYDSDGRPLETADIVIPDVRREVVYEFAVDAR is encoded by the coding sequence ATGCCCCGACAGGCGCCGTATCTCGCCGTGGCCGACGCGTTGCGCGTACGGGTGCTCGCGGGGGAGTGGGAGACCGGCGCGCGGCTGCCGTCCCGGGCACGGCTCGCCGAGGAGTACGGCGTCGGCCGCAATGTGCTGCAGCGGGCGGTGGACCGTCTGATCGTCGAGGACCTGCTCGAAGGACGCGCGGGCTCGGGCACCTACGTCCGCACGCCGCGCGAGCGCCTGCGGATGCTCCGCTCCTGGCACCGCGAGCACCGGGGCTCCCGCGCGCTCGCCGGGCTGCCGGAGCGGGGGCGGGCCGGTACCTGGGACGCCCACACCCTGGTGCGCGTCCCCGCCCCCGAGCCCATCGCCGAGCGGCTCGCCATCAGCCCCGGCGACCTCTGCGTCACCACACAGTACGAGTTCCTCGCCGACGGGCTGCCCGTCCAGCTCTCCGACTCCTGGGAGCCGATGACCGTCACGGAGGGCACACCGGTCGTCCTGCCCGAGCGCGGCCCGCTCGCCGGCCAGGGCGTCGTGGCCCGCATGCGCTCGATCGGCGTGACCGTCGAGACCGTCGTGGAAATCCCCCGCCCCGCCCGCGCCGACCGAGCCGAGGCGAACCTCCTCGGCATCGGCGTCGGAGACCTGGTCCTCCGCATCGAGCGCACGATCTACGACTCCGACGGCCGCCCGCTGGAGACGGCCGACATCGTCATCCCCGACGTACGCCGCGAGGTGGTCTACGAGTTCGCGGTGGACGCGAGGTGA
- a CDS encoding PE-PPE domain-containing protein, translating into MTKTSRMARAVRTAAVTAALTAGAAVAFPAAAHAAGVDHYYIEIGGTGETTHTPGCDTTTSSYDAANAAFQLGDHAIEVCYPATAGPFLGPHGPLIDLRTLQPHPDALTAPNYDSSVQQGYQEALKVAQDTHRDHPDALITISGYSQGAQAADQVLQTIAQGGTDIPRSQVNGMLYADPMQPGTGFTAQIPKGWGVPGFTSPGAGPAEFNGIPVTRYCIHGDPVCDASLLNAPGYFNLHGNYPQPGNAIAQTLGDAGGDGIQWRNPGGGPA; encoded by the coding sequence ATGACGAAGACGAGCAGGATGGCACGGGCTGTTCGCACCGCGGCCGTGACAGCGGCGCTGACGGCCGGTGCCGCCGTCGCGTTCCCGGCCGCCGCGCACGCGGCCGGCGTGGACCACTACTACATCGAGATCGGCGGCACGGGCGAAACGACGCACACCCCCGGCTGCGACACCACCACTTCGTCCTACGACGCGGCCAACGCCGCTTTCCAACTCGGCGACCACGCGATCGAGGTGTGCTACCCGGCCACCGCCGGCCCGTTCCTCGGCCCCCATGGTCCCCTCATCGACCTCCGGACCCTGCAGCCGCACCCCGACGCCCTCACCGCGCCGAACTACGACTCCAGCGTGCAGCAGGGCTACCAGGAGGCGCTGAAGGTCGCGCAGGACACCCACCGCGACCACCCGGACGCGCTCATCACGATCAGCGGTTACTCCCAGGGCGCGCAGGCCGCGGACCAGGTGCTCCAGACGATCGCGCAGGGCGGCACCGACATTCCGCGCTCGCAGGTCAACGGCATGCTCTACGCCGACCCGATGCAGCCCGGCACCGGCTTCACCGCCCAGATCCCGAAGGGATGGGGCGTGCCCGGGTTCACCTCTCCCGGCGCCGGACCGGCGGAGTTCAACGGCATCCCGGTCACGCGGTACTGCATCCACGGCGACCCGGTGTGCGACGCGTCCCTGCTGAACGCGCCCGGCTATTTCAACCTGCACGGGAACTACCCGCAGCCCGGCAACGCCATCGCCCAGACCCTCGGTGACGCCGGTGGCGACGGAATCCAGTGGCGGAACCCCGGCGGGGGCCCCGCGTAG
- the sigJ gene encoding RNA polymerase sigma factor SigJ has translation MALTMNDVDRFEASRRRLEAIAYRLLGSASEAEDAVQETFLRWQAADVGRIQVPEAWLTKVLTNLCLNQLTSARARRETYVGQWLPEPLLAGDPMLGPADTAEQRESVSYAVLTLLERLTPGERAVYVLREAFDYPHREIAEILDLTEAASQQIFHRAKKHVADGKTRTEIDEAAARRIVEEFLAAATSGRTEPLVRLLTQDAIAIGDGGGKIPARTKAFEGAIAVAKFMRGLFKPSRAKRDLAGGSPEVYATTANGDPAVVAVVDGRVVGVMCLEVGADGIAAFRNQVNPDKLERATRWWAGADHGEPLLHAF, from the coding sequence ATGGCGCTGACCATGAACGACGTGGACCGGTTCGAGGCGTCCAGGCGGCGCCTGGAGGCCATCGCCTACCGCCTCCTCGGCTCCGCGAGCGAGGCCGAGGACGCCGTTCAGGAGACGTTCCTGCGCTGGCAGGCCGCCGACGTCGGCCGTATCCAGGTTCCCGAGGCCTGGCTGACCAAGGTGCTCACCAACCTGTGCCTCAATCAGCTCACCTCGGCCCGCGCGCGGCGCGAGACCTATGTGGGCCAGTGGCTGCCCGAGCCGCTGCTCGCCGGGGACCCGATGCTCGGCCCGGCCGACACCGCCGAACAGCGCGAATCGGTGTCGTACGCCGTCCTCACCCTGCTGGAGCGCCTCACTCCGGGCGAGCGGGCGGTGTACGTGCTGCGGGAGGCCTTCGACTACCCGCACCGGGAGATCGCCGAGATCCTCGACCTCACCGAGGCCGCCAGCCAGCAGATCTTCCACCGCGCCAAGAAGCACGTCGCGGACGGCAAGACCCGCACCGAGATCGACGAGGCCGCCGCCCGGCGGATCGTCGAGGAGTTCCTCGCGGCCGCCACCAGCGGCCGGACCGAGCCGCTCGTACGACTGCTCACCCAGGACGCCATCGCGATCGGCGACGGCGGAGGGAAGATCCCGGCCCGCACCAAGGCGTTCGAAGGCGCGATCGCCGTCGCGAAGTTCATGCGGGGCCTGTTCAAACCGAGCCGGGCCAAGCGCGACCTCGCCGGTGGCTCACCCGAGGTCTACGCCACGACGGCCAACGGCGACCCCGCCGTCGTGGCTGTCGTCGACGGCCGGGTCGTCGGCGTCATGTGCCTGGAGGTCGGGGCCGACGGCATCGCCGCGTTCCGCAACCAGGTCAACCCCGACAAGCTGGAACGTGCGACCCGGTGGTGGGCGGGCGCCGACCACGGCGAACCCCTGCTGCACGCCTTCTGA
- a CDS encoding NAD(P)/FAD-dependent oxidoreductase, which yields MQHRIVVLGAGYAGAIAAGRLARRLRRDDVAITLVNAEPDFVERVRMHQLAVGQDLRPRPFSEMFAGTGVALKLAKVTAVDVDRRTVTVGDTEELEYDTLVYALGSTWNDQGVPGAAEHAHDIAGRPGALRLRERLAGLDAGQPVVVVGGGLTGVEATTEIAEARPDLDVALAARGELGDWLSPKGRGHLRKVCDRLGITVHEHATVTAVEADRVTTADGGSLPAAVTVWTTGFAVHPIAVASTLEVTGTGRIVVDGTMRSVSHPDVYAIGDAAEAMGAGDKPLRMSCASGGPMAWQAADSIAARLTGGKLPKVPLRYFNQCVSLGRKEGLIQYVTADDRAVSAALTGRFAAVYKELVCKGAAWAVANPVFLPTRRRRVVQQPTEPASHAR from the coding sequence ATGCAGCACCGCATCGTCGTCCTCGGAGCCGGATACGCCGGAGCCATCGCCGCCGGCCGCCTCGCCAGGCGGCTGCGCCGCGACGACGTCGCCATCACCCTCGTCAACGCCGAGCCCGACTTCGTCGAGCGCGTCCGCATGCATCAGCTCGCGGTCGGCCAGGACCTGAGGCCCCGGCCCTTCAGCGAGATGTTCGCGGGCACCGGCGTCGCACTGAAGCTCGCGAAGGTCACCGCCGTGGACGTCGACCGCAGGACGGTCACCGTCGGCGACACCGAGGAGCTGGAGTACGACACCCTCGTGTACGCCCTCGGCAGCACCTGGAACGACCAGGGCGTCCCCGGCGCCGCCGAGCACGCCCATGACATCGCCGGCCGCCCCGGAGCGCTCCGGCTGCGCGAGCGGCTGGCCGGTCTGGACGCCGGGCAGCCCGTGGTCGTGGTCGGCGGCGGCCTCACCGGCGTGGAGGCCACGACCGAGATCGCCGAGGCCCGCCCGGACCTCGACGTCGCCCTCGCCGCCCGTGGCGAACTCGGCGACTGGCTCTCGCCCAAGGGCCGGGGGCACCTGCGGAAGGTGTGCGACAGGCTCGGCATCACCGTGCACGAACACGCCACCGTCACCGCCGTCGAGGCCGACCGCGTCACCACCGCCGACGGGGGCTCCCTGCCGGCCGCCGTCACCGTGTGGACCACGGGCTTCGCCGTCCACCCGATCGCGGTGGCCAGCACCCTGGAGGTCACCGGCACCGGCCGGATCGTGGTCGACGGCACCATGCGCTCGGTCTCGCACCCGGACGTGTACGCCATCGGCGACGCGGCCGAGGCCATGGGCGCCGGCGACAAGCCGCTGCGGATGTCCTGCGCCTCCGGCGGCCCCATGGCCTGGCAGGCCGCCGACTCCATCGCGGCCCGGCTGACCGGCGGGAAGCTCCCGAAGGTGCCGCTGCGCTATTTCAACCAGTGCGTCTCGCTGGGCCGTAAGGAAGGCCTGATCCAGTACGTCACCGCCGACGACCGCGCGGTCAGTGCGGCCCTGACCGGACGGTTCGCCGCCGTCTACAAGGAACTGGTCTGCAAGGGCGCGGCCTGGGCCGTCGCCAACCCGGTGTTCCTGCCGACCCGACGCCGCCGTGTCGTACAGCAGCCGACCGAGCCGGCCTCACACGCCCGCTGA